A window of Patagioenas fasciata isolate bPatFas1 chromosome 5, bPatFas1.hap1, whole genome shotgun sequence contains these coding sequences:
- the LOC136101742 gene encoding serine/arginine-rich splicing factor 5-like isoform X2, with the protein MSGCRVFVGHLSSRARERDVEKFFKGYGRIREIHLKNGFGFVEFEDHRDADDAIYELNGKELCDERVTIEHARARRGRGRFSQRFSYYPSQSGSRYGPPIRTEHRIIVENLSSRISWQILVCLGLISIG; encoded by the exons ATGAGTGGCTGCCGGGTCTTTGTTGGACACTTAAGCTCACGTGCTCGGGAACGGGATGTAGAGAAATTCTTCAAAGGATATGGACGCATACGAGAAATCCATCTAAAAAATGGATTTGGATTTGTG GAATTTGAAGACCACAGGGATGCTGATGATGCGATTTATGAACTAAATGGTAAAGAGTTGTGTGATGAAAG GGTTACGATAGAGCATGCTCGAGCCCGAAGAGGAAGGGGCAGATTCTCACAACGGTTCAGTTATTACCCCTCACAGAGTGGATCTAG GTATGGACCTCCTATTCGTACTGAACACAGGATCATAGTTGAGAACCTTTCATCCCGTATCAGCTGGCAG ATCTTGGTTTGCCTGGGTTTGATCTCGATTGGCTAG
- the LOC136101742 gene encoding serine/arginine-rich splicing factor 5-like isoform X1, with protein MSGCRVFVGHLSSRARERDVEKFFKGYGRIREIHLKNGFGFVEFEDHRDADDAIYELNGKELCDERVTIEHARARRGRGRFSQRFSYYPSQSGSRYGPPIRTEHRIIVENLSSRISWQDLKDVMRKAGEVTYVDAHRNNRNEGVVEFASYSDMKSALEKLDGTELNGRRIRLTEDHRRHRSRSRSRSYSRSRSRSRSTGSSRSDSRSRSRSRSRSRSRSRSRSRSRSRSRSRSRSRTPKKSYSQKSHRSSLLASSPSPSSSKRKSRSRSSSARSRS; from the exons ATGAGTGGCTGCCGGGTCTTTGTTGGACACTTAAGCTCACGTGCTCGGGAACGGGATGTAGAGAAATTCTTCAAAGGATATGGACGCATACGAGAAATCCATCTAAAAAATGGATTTGGATTTGTG GAATTTGAAGACCACAGGGATGCTGATGATGCGATTTATGAACTAAATGGTAAAGAGTTGTGTGATGAAAG GGTTACGATAGAGCATGCTCGAGCCCGAAGAGGAAGGGGCAGATTCTCACAACGGTTCAGTTATTACCCCTCACAGAGTGGATCTAG GTATGGACCTCCTATTCGTACTGAACACAGGATCATAGTTGAGAACCTTTCATCCCGTATCAGCTGGCAG GACTTGAAAGATGTCATGAGAAAGGCAGGGGAGGTCACCTATGTGGATGCACACAGAAACAACAGGAATGAAGG GGTTGTGGAATTTGCATCCTATAGTGATATGAAGAGTGCACTGGAAAAACTGGATGGCACTGAGCTGAATGGACGCAGAATTAGATTGACTGAAGATCACAGAAGGCATAG AAGCAGATCTCGATCAAGGAGTTACTCAAGATCTCGCAGCAGGTCCAGGTCTACAGGATCTTCCAGATCGGACAGCCGGTCCAGGTCCAGGTCAAGATCAAGGTCCAGGTCCCGATCTCGATCCCGATCCCGGTCCCGATCTCGATCCCGGTCTCGTTCTCGCAGTCGTACACCTAAGAAGAGCTATTCCCAGAAAAGCCACCGCTCCAGCTTGCTAGCTTCTTCCCCATCTCCCTCTTCTTCTAAAAGAAAATCTCGTTCTAGGTCGAGCTCTGCTCGTAGCCGCAGTTAA